A region from the Phycisphaerales bacterium genome encodes:
- a CDS encoding VCBS repeat-containing protein: MRQPEQHRSRAASAQALTALGIGSIACTAADGQIQFGQPVYYVDAQPAISSVVADLNGDALNDLAVLNEDAIYIYLNQGGGELLLDTIVPVLGREQGTMRAGDVDGDGAVDLVFLETYSWWTGFSIWYNSGDGRNGEFQHIRYDYFARSFELADLDGNGWLDIVHIRRNPEVNAIWNFSRTQSESGMIYYFSGGLGPGALQIVPGDVDRDGDVDLTIAYLSGCLYYWGCGSAVVLLLNNGNGRNFASQQIDVSWPENDLDRIAQGDMDGDGDLDTILVGSRVNYYAPGPALVRVLYTEEQSVRFGPNMEIPEEYVVSVATADFDTDGRLDIAVNSSLYLYVLQNTGSGFLTSVRTLHGGWAGDVLVEEIHGDGRWDIATPGRYGAVVYPNASQTRLELHQTPLVRGEQASFGVRRANPGEQVVFLASITGAGNSVGQSLLGGATLDLLDPVIVLGAATANESGIAVLSKMVPAQAPLVTLTTQAVVRRGPGGRDSVKTPFRAARIEE; encoded by the coding sequence GTGCGTCAACCAGAACAACACAGAAGTCGCGCCGCCTCCGCCCAGGCGCTGACGGCCCTCGGAATCGGGTCCATTGCCTGCACCGCGGCCGACGGGCAGATCCAGTTCGGCCAGCCCGTGTATTACGTTGACGCCCAGCCGGCCATCTCGTCTGTCGTCGCCGACCTCAACGGCGATGCGCTGAACGATCTGGCCGTCCTCAACGAGGATGCCATCTACATCTACCTCAACCAGGGCGGGGGTGAATTGCTGCTGGACACGATCGTCCCCGTGCTGGGGCGCGAGCAGGGAACCATGCGCGCCGGCGACGTCGATGGCGACGGCGCCGTCGATCTCGTCTTCCTCGAAACCTATTCCTGGTGGACGGGGTTCTCCATCTGGTACAACAGCGGCGACGGCCGTAACGGCGAATTCCAGCACATCCGCTACGACTACTTCGCGCGATCATTCGAACTCGCGGATCTCGATGGCAACGGCTGGCTCGACATCGTTCACATTCGCCGCAACCCCGAAGTCAACGCGATCTGGAACTTCAGCCGCACGCAAAGCGAGTCCGGCATGATCTACTACTTCAGCGGTGGCCTCGGTCCCGGTGCGCTGCAGATCGTGCCCGGCGATGTCGATCGGGACGGCGATGTGGACCTCACCATCGCCTACCTGAGCGGCTGCCTGTACTACTGGGGTTGCGGCAGCGCCGTTGTGCTGCTGCTCAACAACGGCAACGGGCGCAACTTCGCGTCGCAGCAGATCGATGTCTCCTGGCCGGAGAACGACCTCGACCGCATCGCGCAGGGAGACATGGATGGCGATGGCGATCTCGACACCATCCTCGTCGGCTCAAGAGTCAACTACTACGCCCCGGGACCGGCGCTCGTGCGCGTGCTCTACACCGAAGAGCAGAGCGTGCGGTTCGGGCCCAATATGGAAATCCCGGAGGAATATGTCGTATCCGTCGCTACGGCCGACTTTGACACCGACGGTCGCCTCGACATCGCCGTGAACAGCAGCCTGTACCTCTACGTGCTGCAGAACACCGGCTCAGGATTCCTCACCAGTGTGCGGACGCTGCACGGCGGCTGGGCGGGCGATGTACTGGTGGAGGAGATTCACGGAGACGGGCGATGGGACATCGCCACGCCGGGCCGATACGGAGCGGTTGTCTATCCAAATGCGTCACAAACCCGTTTGGAGTTGCATCAGACGCCGCTCGTCCGCGGAGAGCAGGCGAGCTTTGGCGTCCGTCGCGCCAACCCGGGCGAGCAGGTGGTGTTCCTCGCCTCGATCACGGGTGCCGGAAACAGCGTCGGCCAGTCGCTGCTCGGAGGGGCGACGCTCGATCTGCTTGATCCGGTGATCGTCCTCGGCGCCGCCACCGCGAACGAATCGGGAATTGCCGTCTTGAGCAAGATGGTGCCGGCCCAGGCGCCGCTCGTGACTCTCACCACGCAGGCGGTCGTCAGGCGCGGCCCGGGCGGGCGCGACTCGGTCAAGACTCCATTTCGAGCGGCGCGGATCGAGGAGTGA
- a CDS encoding STAS/SEC14 domain-containing protein, protein MSLTVHAIEMTTRADGRTIVFRLTGKLTRDDYEMFVPALESAIEEHGRIRLLVDLMDFHGWTAGALWEDIKFDARHFSDIERVALVGESRWEKGMAMFCKPFTAATVRYFNTARRDEAVRWIEEPN, encoded by the coding sequence ATGTCGCTCACCGTGCACGCTATTGAGATGACCACGCGCGCCGACGGCCGGACCATCGTCTTCCGCCTGACCGGCAAACTCACGCGCGATGACTACGAAATGTTCGTGCCCGCGCTGGAAAGCGCCATCGAAGAGCACGGGCGCATCCGCCTGCTCGTCGATCTGATGGACTTCCACGGCTGGACCGCCGGCGCCCTGTGGGAAGACATCAAGTTCGACGCCAGGCACTTCAGCGACATCGAGCGCGTGGCGCTCGTGGGCGAAAGCCGATGGGAGAAGGGCATGGCCATGTTCTGCAAGCCCTTCACCGCCGCCACGGTCCGCTACTTCAACACGGCGCGGCGTGATGAGGCGGTGCGATGGATCGAGGAGCCGAACTGA
- a CDS encoding alpha/beta hydrolase has protein sequence MRWRLPFRRLRPGRKTRRVLGLLLIVALATYSYVYVQVERSQSPTDRYMTLEDGRRLAYLAINAQPSPRHRVVLIHGAPTHAGSWLTFIRRCAWTFSDVEFIIVDRLGYGNSDRASEPSLEAQARSLEPFLQPGVILVGHSYGGPVALRAAADYPDLVGGVVLAAGACDANMNDSQTLRWLLDQVPIVMPQTWATSNRELLALTDENRSMQPLPDRVRCPVAMVHGTWDPVCPHDGTARYLQEQLVNAAGFDLVTLPRAGHNVHLNHPQEIAAELHAMLTAAGSRATN, from the coding sequence ATGCGATGGCGTCTGCCATTCCGCCGCCTGCGCCCCGGCCGCAAGACGCGGCGCGTGCTCGGCCTGCTGCTCATCGTCGCGCTGGCGACCTACAGCTACGTTTACGTGCAGGTCGAGCGCTCTCAGTCGCCCACCGACCGGTACATGACGCTCGAGGACGGCCGGCGGCTGGCGTATCTCGCCATCAACGCCCAGCCGTCGCCGCGACATCGTGTCGTGCTCATTCACGGCGCTCCGACGCACGCAGGCAGTTGGCTCACGTTCATCCGCCGCTGCGCGTGGACGTTTTCCGACGTCGAGTTCATCATCGTCGATCGTCTCGGCTACGGCAACTCGGATCGCGCGAGCGAACCGAGTCTTGAAGCCCAGGCGCGCAGTCTCGAACCCTTCCTCCAGCCCGGCGTCATCCTCGTCGGCCATTCGTACGGCGGACCGGTCGCGCTGCGCGCCGCGGCGGATTATCCTGACCTCGTCGGCGGCGTCGTCCTGGCGGCGGGCGCGTGCGATGCGAACATGAACGACTCCCAAACACTGCGCTGGCTGCTTGACCAGGTTCCCATTGTCATGCCTCAAACCTGGGCGACGAGCAACCGCGAATTGCTCGCGCTCACCGATGAGAACCGGTCCATGCAGCCTCTGCCCGACCGCGTGCGCTGTCCGGTTGCGATGGTGCATGGCACGTGGGATCCGGTCTGCCCGCACGACGGCACGGCGCGCTACCTGCAGGAGCAGCTGGTCAACGCGGCGGGGTTTGATCTCGTCACGCTCCCCCGCGCCGGCCACAATGTGCATCTCAATCACCCGCAGGAGATCGCCGCCGAACTGCACGCGATGCTGACGGCTGCGGGTAGCCGCGCCACCAACTGA
- a CDS encoding TolC family protein: protein MKSRKLSACSAAAGVACAMSACSSGPLDGPATRFAIHDLDRVTPAELEVLQRAEPGEVVADQTLAALPESPGVEDYVQAAVQRHPAILAAEQRVLRLRERIAQVTSLEDPMFMISPVGAMAETAAGEVGLMTSLSQRLPFPGKLDNLGRIAQQDVAIAEQDLQRVRLGVMADTRQAYWSLYYAVRAIDATERSRSLLGLVRDAVGASIRTGGASQEAALRISVELGNLESELIALRQNRTSAAAMLNSQLDRDVDTPIADPPPIELSQLVLELDQLLALAEESSPEIAAVRERLVQFREQREQARLGRYPDLTVGVTYNAVDDEGLSMLANGRDQWWLSFSANLPIWNDRLSAAEREATRGLIETSASLAGERNRIAFQVRDALARIEAQQKQALLLRDVIVPESERTVQASLNGYRAGTVPFLNLIDNWRKVINFQLMYESSLASLERSVAQLESAIGRDVPRQPVATNPQDREQSAQTQEPQP, encoded by the coding sequence ATGAAAAGCAGAAAACTGAGCGCATGCAGCGCCGCGGCCGGAGTCGCGTGCGCGATGAGCGCCTGCTCATCAGGTCCGCTCGACGGACCGGCCACGCGCTTTGCGATCCACGATCTGGATCGTGTCACGCCCGCCGAACTCGAAGTACTCCAGCGCGCCGAACCGGGCGAAGTAGTGGCGGACCAGACGCTGGCCGCGCTGCCCGAGTCGCCGGGAGTGGAAGACTACGTGCAGGCGGCTGTGCAGCGGCATCCAGCCATCCTCGCCGCCGAGCAGCGCGTCCTGCGATTGCGCGAGCGCATTGCGCAGGTGACGAGCCTGGAGGATCCGATGTTCATGATTTCGCCGGTCGGGGCCATGGCCGAGACGGCCGCAGGCGAAGTCGGGCTGATGACCAGCCTGAGCCAGCGCCTGCCGTTTCCCGGCAAACTCGACAACCTCGGCCGCATCGCCCAGCAGGACGTCGCCATCGCCGAGCAGGACCTGCAGCGCGTGCGGCTGGGCGTCATGGCGGACACGAGGCAGGCGTACTGGAGCCTCTACTACGCGGTGAGGGCCATCGACGCGACCGAGCGGAGCCGCTCGCTGCTCGGGCTTGTGCGCGATGCGGTGGGCGCGAGCATCCGCACCGGCGGGGCGAGCCAGGAGGCGGCTCTGCGCATCTCCGTTGAACTGGGCAATCTCGAATCCGAACTCATCGCCCTTCGCCAGAACCGCACGAGCGCGGCGGCGATGCTCAACAGCCAACTCGATCGAGACGTGGACACTCCGATTGCCGATCCGCCGCCGATCGAACTGTCGCAACTCGTGCTCGAACTCGACCAGCTGCTGGCCCTGGCGGAGGAGTCGAGCCCCGAGATCGCCGCCGTGCGCGAGCGACTCGTCCAGTTTCGCGAGCAGCGCGAGCAGGCGCGTCTGGGGCGGTATCCCGATCTCACCGTCGGCGTGACGTACAACGCCGTCGATGATGAGGGCCTCTCCATGCTCGCCAACGGACGCGACCAGTGGTGGCTTTCATTCAGCGCCAACCTGCCGATCTGGAATGACCGCCTCTCCGCCGCTGAACGCGAAGCGACGCGCGGTCTCATCGAGACTTCCGCGTCGCTCGCCGGCGAGCGGAATCGCATCGCCTTCCAGGTGCGCGATGCGTTGGCTCGCATCGAAGCGCAGCAGAAGCAGGCGCTGCTGCTGCGCGACGTGATCGTGCCCGAATCCGAGCGGACGGTGCAGGCGTCGCTGAACGGCTATCGCGCGGGCACGGTGCCGTTCCTCAACCTCATCGACAACTGGCGCAAGGTCATCAACTTTCAACTCATGTACGAGTCATCGCTCGCCTCGCTCGAGCGCAGCGTGGCGCAGCTCGAATCGGCGATAGGGCGTGACGTGCCGCGGCAGCCGGTCGCGACGAATCCGCAGGACCGCGAGCAATCCGCCCAGACCCAGGAGCCGCAACCATGA